The following proteins come from a genomic window of Rhodoligotrophos sp. CJ14:
- a CDS encoding DcaP family trimeric outer membrane transporter, which yields MKVKLIGRALLGGVALTVLGAGAHADELSDLKAQLEALQAQVNQLESRPAAPALPEGASWITFKRGTEATADWNTARAGDYIPTSSGMTIAITPSADLPAPVHEVTISGYVKGDVIYDFDQDLGDYFSYTAIDDQKDQDHIRLHARQTRFSIKSKSDTAVGQIRTLIEGDFFSGGSFGNTDFRMRHAWGEWDMTPNWTFGAGQTWTNFMSPFTGITTVDFNGDVGLVGTTRNAQVRLTWRDGPQLFAVSAENPRDGALLTAYGNSSSDIPDFTARWQYEMPGGHQFLISGVLRNYHTDSAVGIDSPFNNSESELGWGVTGAVNINLADIATLTTQVMYGDGIGAYIFGANRGAYYDGFDIHTIESLGLFAGLIFNVTDTTSLNFGWGYTDQSKKDVLAATYATGFDDQNVDVMSVHANIIWQPVQQLRLGWEVMWAERQRTVFNGVDNNGDDIFGTERNDAWRAQFGAWFFF from the coding sequence ATGAAGGTGAAACTAATCGGCCGTGCGTTGCTCGGGGGAGTGGCGCTGACCGTGCTGGGCGCTGGAGCGCACGCCGATGAGCTGAGCGATCTGAAGGCTCAGCTGGAGGCGCTCCAGGCTCAGGTAAATCAGCTTGAATCTCGTCCGGCCGCGCCGGCTCTGCCGGAAGGCGCCAGCTGGATCACGTTCAAGCGTGGAACGGAAGCGACGGCTGATTGGAACACTGCCCGTGCTGGCGATTACATTCCGACCAGCAGCGGCATGACCATTGCCATTACGCCGTCAGCGGATCTGCCGGCTCCGGTGCACGAGGTCACGATCTCTGGCTACGTCAAGGGCGACGTGATCTATGACTTCGATCAGGATCTCGGCGACTACTTCAGCTACACCGCGATCGATGATCAGAAAGATCAGGATCACATCCGCCTGCATGCCCGTCAGACCCGCTTCAGCATCAAGTCGAAGTCCGACACGGCAGTTGGCCAGATCCGCACCTTGATCGAAGGTGACTTCTTCTCGGGCGGCTCCTTCGGCAACACTGACTTCCGTATGCGCCATGCTTGGGGCGAGTGGGACATGACCCCGAACTGGACGTTCGGTGCTGGTCAGACCTGGACCAACTTCATGTCGCCCTTCACCGGCATCACCACGGTGGACTTCAACGGTGACGTCGGCCTGGTGGGCACCACCCGTAATGCGCAGGTCCGTCTGACCTGGCGTGATGGGCCGCAGCTCTTCGCGGTGTCGGCCGAAAATCCGCGTGATGGCGCGCTGCTTACGGCCTATGGCAATTCTTCCAGCGACATTCCGGACTTCACGGCACGCTGGCAGTACGAGATGCCTGGCGGTCACCAGTTCCTGATCTCCGGTGTGCTTCGTAACTACCACACCGACAGTGCCGTCGGCATCGACAGCCCGTTCAACAACTCGGAAAGCGAGCTCGGTTGGGGCGTCACCGGTGCTGTGAACATCAACCTGGCTGACATCGCCACCCTGACCACGCAGGTCATGTATGGTGATGGTATCGGTGCCTATATCTTCGGCGCGAACCGGGGTGCTTACTACGACGGCTTCGATATCCACACCATCGAGTCGCTGGGTCTCTTCGCTGGCTTGATCTTCAACGTCACCGACACGACCTCGCTGAACTTCGGTTGGGGCTACACCGACCAGAGCAAGAAGGACGTCCTCGCAGCCACTTACGCCACGGGCTTCGACGACCAGAACGTCGACGTCATGTCGGTTCACGCCAACATCATCTGGCAGCCTGTCCAGCAGCTCCGTCTGGGCTGGGAAGTTATGTGGGCCGAGCGTCAGCGCACCGTGTTCAACGGCGTCGACAACAACGGCGACGATATCTTCGGAACCGAGCGGAACGACGCCTGGCGCGCCCAGTTCGGTGCCTGGTTCTTCTTCTAA
- a CDS encoding septal ring lytic transglycosylase RlpA family protein, producing MSGAERTEASSRLEGMASYYSYGRYTANGERFNPNALTAAHRTLPFGTKVRVTHRKSGRSVVVRINDRGPFAKRRIIDVSRGAARALGMTQAGVARVTLEVID from the coding sequence ATGAGTGGCGCCGAACGCACAGAAGCTTCCTCGCGCCTGGAAGGTATGGCTTCATATTATTCCTACGGCCGCTATACGGCCAATGGCGAGCGTTTCAATCCGAATGCTCTGACCGCAGCTCACAGGACGCTGCCGTTCGGCACCAAGGTTCGCGTCACGCACAGAAAGTCCGGACGTTCCGTGGTTGTCCGCATCAATGATCGCGGCCCCTTTGCCAAACGGCGGATCATCGACGTCTCGCGTGGAGCGGCGCGGGCTCTCGGTATGACCCAAGCGGGCGTTGCCCGCGTGACGCTCGAGGTGATCGACTGA
- a CDS encoding diacylglycerol/lipid kinase family protein — MWRYVLINRAAGTVLTLGEARIRELLADMIASAPGRPELLFIDCAELERILQQVKQSGEDDVVIVGGGDGTASTAAGILAGSRTTLGVLPLGTMNLLCRASGIPLDITAAASALLTGRSEPIDLGSVNGRVFVHHVSLGLHPKLVSLRNARGYRSRVEKMWASLLSWFQVVRQPPTISVQVVAGQGRRRLRMRTPALIVTNNRFRREVGSLPQPERLDGGTLELHLAKSDRTLDVINMSLAALTGRWDDAALFETIESADCKVTLYRRRVPASVDGELLDLSTPLMFRSMPGALQLLRPPPSS; from the coding sequence ATGTGGAGATATGTGCTCATCAACCGGGCTGCGGGGACCGTGCTCACCCTTGGCGAAGCGCGGATCCGTGAGCTTCTTGCCGATATGATCGCCTCCGCCCCGGGCCGTCCGGAGCTCTTGTTCATCGACTGCGCTGAGCTGGAACGGATCCTTCAACAGGTGAAGCAATCAGGCGAAGACGATGTTGTCATCGTAGGTGGAGGCGATGGCACCGCATCGACAGCGGCAGGCATTCTCGCGGGATCACGGACGACCCTTGGGGTTCTCCCCCTTGGCACCATGAACCTGCTGTGCCGGGCAAGCGGCATCCCGCTCGACATCACCGCCGCGGCCTCCGCATTGCTGACCGGCAGATCAGAGCCCATAGACCTCGGCTCGGTGAACGGACGTGTCTTCGTGCACCATGTCTCGCTCGGGCTGCACCCGAAGCTCGTTTCTCTGCGGAATGCGCGCGGATATCGGTCTCGTGTCGAGAAAATGTGGGCATCGCTGCTCAGCTGGTTTCAGGTTGTTCGCCAGCCACCCACCATCTCGGTTCAGGTGGTGGCGGGGCAGGGGCGCCGGCGGCTGCGCATGCGCACACCGGCATTGATCGTGACCAACAACCGCTTTCGCCGCGAGGTCGGCAGCTTGCCGCAGCCCGAGCGGCTCGATGGCGGCACGCTCGAGCTACATCTTGCCAAGTCCGACCGGACGCTCGACGTGATCAACATGTCGTTAGCAGCTTTGACTGGCCGGTGGGATGATGCGGCGCTATTCGAGACGATTGAGAGCGCCGACTGCAAAGTCACCCTTTACCGGCGGCGGGTCCCGGCCTCGGTCGATGGGGAACTGCTTGATCTTTCAACGCCACTCATGTTTAGAAGCATGCCTGGGGCGCTGCAGCTTTTACGGCCGCCGCCATCGAGCTGA
- a CDS encoding glycogen/starch/alpha-glucan phosphorylase translates to MKQALLARLTLGIGVPEDEATLRDWFQATALTVRELLTARWHETNRQIRETGIKQVSYLSMEFLLGRGLQNGLMALGILDECREALAECGVKLEDLAELEVTPALGNGGLGRLAACFLDSMASLGLPSIGYGIRYEFGMFRQEVLDGWQIERPDDWLADSNPWELMRPERQYLVRFGGRVAEEGGRLRWVDGEAVHAIAYDTLVPGHGHYAVNTLRLWGARAVHPMDLATFNRGAFMEALSPRLRARTVVRVLYPDDSTVEGRELRLRQEHFFVSASIQDTLRRFLDEHDDWSLLPEKVSIHLNDTHPALAPAELMRLLVDDYELDWEQAWALATKVLSYTNHTLMPEALEIWPCDMMARLLPRHLQIIEEINRRFGQELHARFGGSRPELFSQVAVVEGGDHPRVNMGRLSVLASHKVNGVSQLHSRLVRERLFPQFAELYPERFENVTNGIAPRLWLNLANPSLAQLIDETIGQNWRRDLTRLADLRPQAENDEFCRRLAAIKFANKQRLAALIEHRLGIAVDPTAMFDVQVKRIHEYKRQLLNLLGVVARWNAMRATPDQDWPARVVIMAGKAASAYHMAKLIVKLAHDIGHHINNDPVTSDRLKLVFLPDYNVSLAEYIIPAADLSQQISLAGTEASGTGNMKLALNGALTLGTADGANVEIAEEVGPDDIFIFGMSVDEVAALNQSGTYSSREIYRNNHQLQEVIDQLGAGQFSSDPARFWPIVDSLLDGNDHFRLLADFDSYWQAQRRVDAAWRDQASWMRKSVRNIAGAGRFSSDRSISDYASRIWNAQYLPA, encoded by the coding sequence TTGAAACAGGCGCTTCTTGCTCGTCTTACCTTGGGAATTGGCGTTCCGGAGGACGAGGCGACTTTGCGCGACTGGTTCCAGGCGACGGCCCTGACCGTGCGCGAGTTGCTGACTGCACGCTGGCATGAGACCAATCGGCAGATCCGCGAGACCGGAATTAAGCAGGTCTCCTATCTCTCCATGGAATTTCTGCTCGGCCGCGGCCTCCAGAATGGGCTGATGGCTCTGGGAATCCTGGACGAGTGCCGCGAGGCTCTTGCGGAATGCGGCGTCAAACTGGAAGACTTGGCTGAGCTCGAAGTCACCCCCGCTCTGGGAAATGGTGGCCTTGGCCGTCTTGCGGCCTGTTTTCTGGATTCCATGGCCTCGCTGGGCTTGCCCAGTATCGGCTATGGCATCCGCTATGAATTCGGCATGTTCCGGCAGGAAGTGCTGGATGGCTGGCAGATCGAGCGCCCTGATGATTGGCTGGCCGACAGCAATCCTTGGGAGCTCATGCGGCCCGAGCGGCAATATCTCGTGCGGTTTGGCGGCAGGGTCGCCGAGGAAGGTGGGCGCCTGCGCTGGGTCGATGGCGAGGCCGTTCACGCCATAGCCTATGATACGCTCGTGCCCGGCCATGGTCATTATGCCGTGAACACGCTGAGGCTTTGGGGTGCGCGCGCAGTTCACCCCATGGACCTCGCCACCTTCAATCGCGGTGCGTTCATGGAGGCCTTATCCCCAAGGCTGCGCGCCCGCACCGTCGTGCGTGTGCTTTATCCCGATGACAGCACCGTGGAGGGCCGGGAGCTCAGGCTTCGGCAGGAGCATTTCTTTGTCTCCGCCTCCATTCAGGACACGCTGCGCCGGTTCCTCGATGAACATGACGATTGGTCGTTGCTGCCTGAGAAGGTGTCGATCCACCTCAATGACACCCATCCGGCGCTGGCCCCGGCCGAGCTGATGCGGCTGCTCGTCGATGATTATGAGCTGGACTGGGAGCAAGCCTGGGCCCTCGCGACCAAGGTACTCTCCTATACGAACCACACCCTCATGCCGGAGGCGCTGGAGATCTGGCCCTGCGATATGATGGCAAGGCTCCTGCCGCGCCATTTGCAGATCATCGAGGAGATCAACCGGCGCTTCGGCCAGGAATTGCATGCTCGCTTTGGCGGCAGCCGCCCGGAACTCTTCAGCCAGGTGGCCGTGGTGGAGGGCGGCGATCATCCACGCGTCAATATGGGCAGGTTATCCGTCCTGGCAAGCCATAAGGTCAATGGCGTCTCTCAGCTTCACAGCCGGTTGGTCCGCGAGCGTCTGTTCCCGCAATTCGCCGAGCTTTATCCCGAGCGGTTCGAGAATGTCACCAATGGGATCGCGCCGCGCCTGTGGCTCAATCTGGCCAATCCCTCGCTCGCTCAGCTGATTGATGAAACCATAGGACAAAACTGGCGGCGCGATCTGACCCGGCTCGCCGACCTTAGGCCCCAGGCTGAAAATGACGAATTCTGCCGCCGCTTGGCGGCCATCAAATTCGCGAACAAGCAGCGCCTCGCCGCGTTGATCGAGCATCGCCTCGGCATTGCCGTCGATCCCACCGCCATGTTCGACGTGCAGGTGAAGCGGATCCACGAATATAAACGTCAGCTGCTCAACCTGCTTGGGGTTGTCGCGCGCTGGAACGCCATGCGGGCGACGCCTGACCAGGATTGGCCCGCGCGGGTGGTGATCATGGCAGGCAAGGCCGCCTCGGCTTATCACATGGCCAAGCTGATCGTGAAACTGGCCCATGACATCGGTCACCACATCAACAACGATCCGGTGACCAGCGACAGGCTGAAGCTTGTCTTCCTGCCCGACTATAATGTCTCGCTTGCGGAATATATCATTCCCGCGGCTGATCTCTCCCAGCAGATCTCCCTCGCTGGCACGGAGGCCTCGGGCACAGGCAACATGAAGCTGGCCCTCAACGGAGCGCTCACTCTCGGCACGGCCGATGGCGCCAATGTGGAAATCGCCGAGGAGGTTGGCCCCGACGATATCTTCATTTTTGGCATGAGCGTTGATGAGGTGGCGGCTCTAAACCAGTCCGGCACCTATTCCTCGCGCGAGATTTACCGCAACAACCACCAGCTGCAGGAAGTGATCGATCAGCTCGGCGCAGGCCAGTTCTCCTCGGACCCGGCCCGCTTCTGGCCCATCGTGGACTCCCTTCTGGATGGCAATGATCATTTCCGCCTGCTCGCCGATTTCGATTCCTACTGGCAGGCCCAGCGGCGGGTTGATGCTGCCTGGCGTGACCAGGCGTCATGGATGAGAAAATCGGTCCGTAACATCGCCGGGGCTGGTCGCTTCTCCAGCGACCGTTCCATTTCGGATTACGCCTCACGGATCTGGAACGCACAGTACCTGCCGGCTTAG
- a CDS encoding AbrB family transcriptional regulator, with translation MPADLSKFLQSKLFRVLATIAVAAAGGSLFAFFNLPAPWLAGAMVATMVLCLSGFRGEVPKLASPAVFVLLGLSIGSSVDWETLSLMRSWPTSLAILAVTMIAVTFALQAYYRRAYGWDDRTSFFAAVPGALSSVVIFAVEYRADVLRVTVVQCIRLAFLVAFLPLVITWLAVPSGAAMEMPKATHSLQDLIIVIAAGALGAWLFQRLRMPAGILLGAAAANIALHLGGIVEGGLPPWLLEPAYVVLGAVIGARFSGMTLGMVRQSAGAGIKGCLLASVIGVIGATTTSWVTGLPYPETLLAFAPGGLDAMSIMAFALGLDPAYVAAHQVFRFLMMTLAMPLVSLWLGSPERSRAKSPAADESGS, from the coding sequence GTGCCCGCCGATCTGAGCAAGTTCCTGCAATCGAAGCTGTTCCGCGTGCTGGCGACCATAGCGGTCGCCGCTGCGGGCGGTAGCCTTTTTGCCTTCTTCAACCTGCCGGCCCCGTGGCTTGCAGGTGCCATGGTGGCAACCATGGTCCTGTGCCTCAGCGGCTTCCGGGGCGAGGTGCCCAAGCTCGCAAGCCCCGCTGTATTCGTCCTCCTCGGCCTCTCCATCGGCTCCAGCGTCGATTGGGAGACACTGTCTCTGATGCGCAGCTGGCCAACGAGCCTTGCCATTTTGGCCGTAACCATGATTGCGGTGACCTTTGCCCTGCAGGCCTATTATCGCCGCGCCTATGGTTGGGATGATCGGACCAGCTTCTTTGCGGCGGTACCCGGCGCTTTATCGAGCGTGGTCATCTTCGCGGTCGAATATCGGGCAGATGTCCTGCGCGTCACTGTCGTGCAATGTATCCGTCTTGCTTTCCTGGTTGCCTTTCTGCCGCTCGTGATCACCTGGCTTGCGGTTCCCAGCGGTGCGGCCATGGAGATGCCTAAGGCCACTCATTCCCTTCAAGACCTGATCATCGTTATTGCGGCCGGTGCGTTGGGCGCCTGGCTGTTTCAGCGACTGCGGATGCCGGCGGGGATCCTGCTGGGTGCCGCCGCCGCCAATATCGCCCTGCATCTTGGCGGGATTGTCGAAGGCGGATTGCCGCCCTGGCTGCTCGAACCCGCTTATGTGGTGCTTGGCGCCGTGATCGGCGCGCGCTTCTCGGGCATGACCCTTGGCATGGTTCGTCAATCGGCTGGCGCGGGAATCAAAGGCTGCCTGCTCGCATCCGTGATTGGTGTGATCGGCGCTACCACGACCTCCTGGGTCACCGGCTTGCCCTATCCCGAGACCCTGCTGGCCTTTGCCCCTGGCGGATTGGATGCCATGTCGATCATGGCTTTTGCCCTTGGGCTTGATCCCGCCTATGTGGCGGCCCATCAGGTGTTCAGGTTCCTGATGATGACCCTGGCTATGCCGCTGGTTTCCCTGTGGCTGGGATCGCCCGAGCGATCGAGGGCCAAATCTCCCGCAGCGGACGAAAGCGGCTCGTGA
- the rnd gene encoding ribonuclease D gives MELITTSDQLKAVCDEFATDDFITVDTEFMRETTFWPQLCLIQAAGAKRAVIIDPLAQGLDLAPFFELMRNERVLKVFHAARQDIEIIVYLARVVPKPIFDTQVAAMVCGFGEQVGYENIVRKLAGATIDKSSRFTDWSRRPLSTKQLEYALADVTHLRTVYKKLKKKLDASGRESWLDEEMAILTSESTYRTEPEDAWRRMKFRARDKRTLAIFMEVAAWREREAQERNVPRSRILKDDALAEIAQHAPKSIEDLRSFRAVPRGFADSRMGAAVLAAVERGRAADLKSIPRPDEVPARESSGALGDILRLALKVVAQSQGVAPKLIASSSDLDAIAADDNADIPAMHGWRRTIFGEVALGIKRGQLGIIFEKGEARILAREKIGRTRVLDTASGA, from the coding sequence ATGGAACTCATCACCACATCAGACCAGCTCAAGGCCGTTTGCGACGAATTCGCGACGGATGACTTCATCACCGTCGATACAGAGTTCATGCGCGAGACCACCTTCTGGCCGCAACTCTGTCTCATTCAGGCGGCGGGAGCCAAACGCGCTGTCATTATCGATCCGCTGGCGCAGGGCCTCGATCTTGCGCCCTTCTTCGAATTGATGCGTAACGAACGCGTGCTCAAGGTGTTTCACGCGGCACGTCAAGACATCGAGATCATCGTCTATCTCGCGCGCGTGGTGCCGAAGCCGATTTTCGATACGCAGGTCGCAGCCATGGTCTGCGGCTTCGGCGAGCAGGTGGGCTATGAGAACATCGTGCGGAAGCTTGCCGGAGCGACCATCGACAAGAGTTCCCGCTTCACCGATTGGAGCCGCCGGCCGCTTTCGACCAAACAGCTCGAATATGCGCTGGCCGATGTCACCCATTTGCGCACCGTCTACAAAAAGCTGAAAAAGAAGCTGGATGCGTCCGGCCGCGAGAGCTGGCTGGACGAGGAAATGGCGATTCTCACCTCAGAATCGACTTATCGCACTGAGCCCGAGGATGCGTGGCGGCGCATGAAGTTTCGCGCCAGAGACAAGCGGACCCTCGCCATTTTCATGGAGGTTGCCGCCTGGCGCGAGCGGGAGGCGCAGGAGCGGAACGTTCCACGCAGCCGCATTCTCAAGGACGATGCGCTTGCGGAAATCGCCCAGCACGCGCCGAAGTCGATCGAGGATTTACGCTCGTTCCGCGCGGTGCCGCGCGGGTTTGCCGACAGCCGTATGGGAGCCGCGGTGCTTGCGGCAGTCGAACGGGGCCGTGCGGCCGATCTCAAATCCATCCCGCGCCCGGACGAGGTTCCAGCCCGGGAAAGCAGCGGTGCGCTCGGCGATATTCTGCGGCTCGCACTCAAGGTGGTCGCTCAATCGCAAGGCGTCGCTCCGAAGCTGATCGCTTCGAGCAGCGATCTCGATGCGATTGCGGCTGACGACAATGCGGATATCCCAGCCATGCATGGCTGGCGCCGGACCATATTCGGCGAGGTGGCGCTGGGCATCAAACGAGGGCAGCTCGGCATCATCTTCGAGAAGGGCGAGGCCCGCATATTGGCCCGGGAAAAAATCGGCCGCACCCGCGTGCTCGATACGGCTTCGGGCGCATAA
- the aspS gene encoding aspartate--tRNA ligase has translation MHLYRTHTCGALRESDIGAQTRLSGWVHRVRDHGGLLFIDLRDHYGITQIVADPDSPAFAQAERLRAEWVVRIDGTVRERPGDTKNAAIATGQVEVFATAIEVLSSAEDLPLPVFGDAEYPEETRLKYRFLDLRRERIHRNIVKRSQIISWIRRRMTDIGFTEFQTPILTASSPEGARDFLVPSRLHPGKFYALPQAPQQFKQLLMIAGFDRYFQIAPCFRDEDARADRSPGEFYQLDLEMSFVTQEDVFQAVEPVLRDLFAEFGGGRPVTQAFPRIPYAEAMRKYGSDKPDLRNPITMEAVTDQFAGSGFKVFANMIASDPTVEVWAIPAKGGGSRAFCDRMNAWAQGEGQPGLGYIFWREGEEGGAGPIAKNIGPERAEAIRGKLGLGVGDAAFFVAGKPKLFASFASAARNKIGRELNLVDLDRFAFCWIVDFPMFEWNEEEQKVDFSHNPFSMPQGELEALNTQDPLTIKAFQYDVVCNGIELSSGAIRNHKPEIMRKAFEIAGYDQSVLEQKFGGMLRALQYGAPPHGGIAPGIDRMVMLLCGEENLREVVAFPMNQKGEDLLMGAPSDVTAKQLRELHIRLNLPREQGS, from the coding sequence ATGCACTTATATCGGACTCATACCTGTGGAGCGCTGCGCGAGAGCGATATCGGCGCGCAAACCCGCCTTTCCGGCTGGGTGCATCGGGTGCGCGACCATGGCGGGCTGCTCTTCATTGACCTGCGCGATCACTATGGGATCACCCAGATCGTGGCCGATCCGGATTCGCCCGCATTCGCCCAGGCGGAACGGCTTCGGGCCGAATGGGTGGTCCGCATCGATGGCACTGTGCGCGAGCGTCCGGGCGATACCAAGAATGCGGCCATTGCCACTGGCCAGGTCGAGGTTTTTGCAACCGCGATCGAGGTTCTGTCGTCCGCCGAGGATCTGCCGCTGCCCGTCTTTGGCGATGCCGAATACCCGGAAGAGACCCGGCTCAAATACCGCTTCCTCGACCTTCGCCGCGAACGCATCCATCGCAACATCGTCAAGCGCAGCCAGATCATTTCCTGGATAAGGCGGCGCATGACCGATATCGGCTTCACTGAGTTCCAGACGCCGATCCTGACCGCATCGAGCCCCGAGGGCGCCCGCGACTTCCTGGTCCCCTCGCGTTTGCATCCTGGCAAGTTCTACGCGCTGCCCCAGGCGCCCCAGCAGTTCAAGCAGCTGCTGATGATCGCCGGCTTCGATCGCTATTTCCAGATCGCTCCCTGCTTTCGTGACGAGGATGCCCGTGCCGACCGGTCCCCGGGCGAGTTCTACCAGCTCGATCTCGAGATGAGCTTCGTCACCCAGGAGGATGTGTTTCAGGCCGTCGAGCCGGTCCTGCGCGATCTCTTCGCGGAATTCGGTGGCGGACGTCCCGTCACCCAGGCTTTCCCGCGCATCCCCTATGCGGAAGCCATGCGCAAATATGGATCCGACAAGCCCGATCTCCGCAATCCCATCACCATGGAAGCCGTCACCGACCAGTTCGCCGGCTCGGGCTTTAAGGTCTTCGCCAACATGATAGCCAGCGACCCGACCGTCGAGGTCTGGGCAATCCCGGCCAAGGGTGGTGGCAGCCGCGCATTCTGCGACCGGATGAACGCCTGGGCACAAGGCGAGGGCCAGCCGGGGCTCGGCTACATCTTCTGGCGCGAGGGCGAGGAAGGTGGCGCAGGCCCGATCGCCAAGAACATCGGCCCTGAGCGTGCGGAAGCCATCCGTGGCAAGCTTGGTCTTGGCGTCGGCGACGCCGCCTTCTTCGTGGCGGGCAAGCCCAAGCTGTTCGCGAGCTTTGCATCCGCCGCGCGCAACAAGATCGGCCGTGAGCTGAACCTGGTCGATTTGGACCGGTTTGCCTTCTGCTGGATCGTTGATTTCCCGATGTTCGAGTGGAACGAGGAGGAGCAGAAGGTCGACTTCTCTCACAACCCCTTCTCCATGCCTCAGGGCGAGCTGGAGGCGCTCAACACCCAGGATCCGCTCACCATCAAGGCCTTCCAGTATGATGTTGTGTGCAACGGTATCGAGCTCTCTTCGGGCGCGATCCGGAACCATAAGCCGGAGATCATGCGGAAAGCCTTCGAGATTGCCGGCTATGATCAGAGCGTGCTTGAGCAGAAATTCGGCGGCATGCTGCGCGCTTTGCAGTATGGCGCACCGCCCCATGGTGGAATCGCACCCGGCATCGACCGCATGGTCATGTTGCTCTGTGGTGAGGAGAACTTGCGCGAGGTCGTTGCCTTCCCCATGAACCAGAAGGGCGAAGACCTGTTGATGGGCGCGCCCTCCGACGTCACCGCCAAGCAGCTTCGGGAGCTTCACATCAGGCTCAATCTTCCGCGCGAACAGGGCAGCTGA
- a CDS encoding glycosyltransferase family 2 protein — MIISHVVSEWRDQLAASLNDMRAFNKRMKRRFRNSAGGTALRVASRRLAIRRAAAELSPIRTLPAIAADAVTVVACMRDEALRLPDFLRHYRGLGAARFILIDNGSKDASRDIALEAADVELLRADGSYAGSMFGMDWVMAAIGRSGFGRWYVVADIDELLVYDGCEQHTLAELANWLRSHGRLALPAMMLDMYGPLPIAKTHLLPGASMIDACPFFDTDYSADETEGQSPDARQRFIYYRGGPRLRTFSTPDRPFQGKLAKTPFMRWDANALYLDPHIAFPYERNFLPTRGCLLHFKFIEDFHQRALAAIDHGEHWNGSLEYRRYREVIEQDPELTLFHHGSGRYRGSRSLVDAGLMPAVAWDARSTG; from the coding sequence ATGATCATATCTCACGTCGTGAGTGAGTGGCGGGACCAGCTTGCGGCCTCGTTGAATGACATGCGCGCTTTCAACAAGCGCATGAAACGCAGGTTTCGCAACAGCGCCGGCGGCACGGCACTTCGCGTTGCGAGTCGGCGCCTTGCCATTCGCCGCGCGGCAGCCGAGCTGAGCCCCATCAGAACCTTGCCCGCCATTGCTGCCGACGCGGTAACCGTTGTGGCCTGCATGCGCGATGAGGCGCTTCGCTTGCCGGATTTCCTCCGTCACTACCGCGGCCTTGGGGCGGCTCGCTTCATCCTGATCGACAATGGTTCGAAGGACGCCAGCCGCGATATTGCTCTTGAGGCCGCGGATGTCGAGCTGCTTCGGGCCGATGGCAGTTATGCCGGCTCGATGTTCGGCATGGATTGGGTCATGGCCGCCATAGGGCGCTCAGGGTTTGGACGCTGGTATGTCGTGGCGGATATCGACGAGCTGCTGGTCTATGATGGCTGTGAGCAGCACACGCTTGCCGAGCTCGCAAATTGGTTGAGGAGCCATGGACGCCTGGCCCTGCCAGCCATGATGCTGGACATGTACGGGCCCTTGCCGATCGCCAAGACGCATCTTTTGCCAGGCGCTTCGATGATCGATGCTTGCCCCTTCTTTGACACCGACTATTCGGCTGATGAAACCGAAGGTCAGAGCCCAGATGCCCGGCAGCGGTTTATCTACTATCGCGGCGGGCCGCGCCTGCGGACCTTTTCCACACCGGACCGACCCTTTCAAGGCAAGCTCGCGAAAACGCCCTTCATGCGCTGGGACGCGAATGCCCTTTATCTTGATCCGCACATTGCCTTTCCCTATGAGCGCAACTTTCTCCCCACGCGCGGCTGTCTCCTGCACTTCAAGTTTATCGAAGACTTCCATCAGCGTGCGCTCGCCGCGATTGACCATGGCGAGCACTGGAACGGATCGCTGGAATATCGCCGGTATCGCGAAGTGATAGAGCAAGATCCGGAGCTCACCCTGTTCCATCACGGCTCCGGCCGCTATCGCGGCTCCCGGAGTCTCGTTGATGCCGGCTTGATGCCGGCCGTTGCCTGGGACGCACGGTCGACCGGCTGA